Proteins from a genomic interval of Siniperca chuatsi isolate FFG_IHB_CAS linkage group LG10, ASM2008510v1, whole genome shotgun sequence:
- the LOC122883032 gene encoding homeodomain-interacting protein kinase 1-like isoform X1 — protein MEQSDILDHRDNPPPNEICLPANYKFLEIMGKGCYGVVAKCFKEDSKETVAVKVSRYTENAKTEVVMLQNLMSQGLDEHNIVRFHESFETDEGNALVFEILDMSLHDYMINRMAPAPLEGIRTVIQQLATALNALRNIGVIHTDIKLDNIMLVDHRRQPFRVKLIDFGLAIPRSEARQGVQYQPCYCRSPEIILGAPFSEAIDMWSLGCVMAAMLGVVLFPGRCEYDLMRDMVDLFGQPTDDFLDAGLKSEKFFVKLSGSQWSLKLCKGTGSYHRDHTFHSLDALKMMNLDNEDHAEVADRSECIELLKGMLKMDPRERITPSEVLRHPFITKSHLNGIPHSFAEFFWSTSSSEDIVDSASEDIWMSIEDIFESSDSSADIFWSASTTGQCEDVPDQRRELDNRSSAEEWMMAREEFAESINSSAEIFWSTLPPEGVLAHPTNSGASEENFITASEESFESSSRNAVP, from the exons ATGGAGCAATCAG ATATCCTTGACCACAGGGACAATCCACCTCCTAATgaaatctgtctaccagcaaACTACAAGTTTCTGGAGATTATGGGGAAGGGATGTTATGGAGTTGtggcaaaatgttttaaagaagaCTCCAAAGAGACTGTGGCTGTAAAAGTTTCACGGTACACCGAAAATGCAAAGACGGAG GTGGTGATGCTGCAAAACCTCATGAGCCAAGGACTGGATGAGCACAACATTGTCCGGTTCCATGAGTCGTTTGAAACGGACGAAGGAAATGCTCTGGTTTTTGAGATACTGGACATGAGCCTGCACGATTATATGATAAATAGAATGGCTCCTGCTCCGTTAGAGGGCATCAGAACAGTCATCCAGCAG CTTGCCACTGCGCTCAATGCCCTGAGGAACATTGGTGTGATCCATACAGATATCAAACTGGACAATATCATGTTGGTGGATCACCGAAGACAGCCCTTTAGGGTAAAGCTTATTGATTTCGGCTTGGCGATTCCCAGATCAGAAGCCCGGCAGGGAGTTCAGTATCAACCCTGCTATTGCAG GTCACCAGAAATTATCCTGGGGGCCCCATTCTCCGAGGCCATCGACATGTGGTCGCTGGGCTGTGTCATGGCGGCCATGCTTGGAGTTGTCCTTTTCCCTGGGCGTTGTGAATATGACTTG ATGCGAGACATGGTCGACCTCTTTGGCCAACCAACAGACGACTTTCTGGATGCTGGGCTAAAATCAGAAAAGTTTTTTGTTAAACTTTCTGGCAGTCAGTGGAGTTTGAAG TTATGCAAGGGGACTGGGAGCTACCATAGGGACCACACATTCCACTCCCTGGACGCTCTGAAAATG ATGAATTTGGATAACGAGGACCACGCAGAGGTTGCTGACAGATCGGAGTGCATCGAGCTCTTGAAAGGAATGCTCAAAATGGATCCGAGAGAGAGGATAACCCCGAGCGAAGTCCTCAGACATCCCTTTATTACCAAGAGCCACCTAAACGGTATCCCAca CAGCTTTGCAGAATTCTTCTGgtcaacatcatcatcagaaGATATCGTGGACTCGGCCTCTGAAGACATTTGGATGTCGATAGAGGACATTTTTGAGAGCAGTGATAG TTCTGCTGACATCTTTTGGTCAGCTTCAACTACAGGACAATGCGAGGATGTCCCGGATCAGCGGAGGGAGTTAGACAACAGGAGCTCTGCAGAAGAGTGGATGATGGCCAGGGAGGAGTTTGCAGAGAGCATTAACAG TTCTGCTGAAATATTCTGGTCAACGTTACCACCAGAAGGTGTTCTGGCTCATCCCACAAACTCAGGAGCCTCGGAAGAAAACTTTATCACAGCCAGTGAAGAATCTTTCGAGAGCAGTAGCAGGAATGCTGTACCTTAA
- the LOC122883032 gene encoding homeodomain-interacting protein kinase 1-like isoform X2, with the protein MEQSDILDHRDNPPPNEICLPANYKFLEIMGKGCYGVVAKCFKEDSKETVAVKVSRYTENAKTEVVMLQNLMSQGLDEHNIVRFHESFETDEGNALVFEILDMSLHDYMINRMAPAPLEGIRTVIQQLATALNALRNIGVIHTDIKLDNIMLVDHRRQPFRVKLIDFGLAIPRSEARQGVQYQPCYCRSPEIILGAPFSEAIDMWSLGCVMAAMLGVVLFPGRCEYDLMRDMVDLFGQPTDDFLDAGLKSEKFFVKLSGSQWSLKLCKGTGSYHRDHTFHSLDALKMMNLDNEDHAEVADRSECIELLKGMLKMDPRERITPSEVLRHPFITKSHLNGIPHSFAEFFWSTSSSEDIVDSASEDIWMSIEDIFESSDR; encoded by the exons ATGGAGCAATCAG ATATCCTTGACCACAGGGACAATCCACCTCCTAATgaaatctgtctaccagcaaACTACAAGTTTCTGGAGATTATGGGGAAGGGATGTTATGGAGTTGtggcaaaatgttttaaagaagaCTCCAAAGAGACTGTGGCTGTAAAAGTTTCACGGTACACCGAAAATGCAAAGACGGAG GTGGTGATGCTGCAAAACCTCATGAGCCAAGGACTGGATGAGCACAACATTGTCCGGTTCCATGAGTCGTTTGAAACGGACGAAGGAAATGCTCTGGTTTTTGAGATACTGGACATGAGCCTGCACGATTATATGATAAATAGAATGGCTCCTGCTCCGTTAGAGGGCATCAGAACAGTCATCCAGCAG CTTGCCACTGCGCTCAATGCCCTGAGGAACATTGGTGTGATCCATACAGATATCAAACTGGACAATATCATGTTGGTGGATCACCGAAGACAGCCCTTTAGGGTAAAGCTTATTGATTTCGGCTTGGCGATTCCCAGATCAGAAGCCCGGCAGGGAGTTCAGTATCAACCCTGCTATTGCAG GTCACCAGAAATTATCCTGGGGGCCCCATTCTCCGAGGCCATCGACATGTGGTCGCTGGGCTGTGTCATGGCGGCCATGCTTGGAGTTGTCCTTTTCCCTGGGCGTTGTGAATATGACTTG ATGCGAGACATGGTCGACCTCTTTGGCCAACCAACAGACGACTTTCTGGATGCTGGGCTAAAATCAGAAAAGTTTTTTGTTAAACTTTCTGGCAGTCAGTGGAGTTTGAAG TTATGCAAGGGGACTGGGAGCTACCATAGGGACCACACATTCCACTCCCTGGACGCTCTGAAAATG ATGAATTTGGATAACGAGGACCACGCAGAGGTTGCTGACAGATCGGAGTGCATCGAGCTCTTGAAAGGAATGCTCAAAATGGATCCGAGAGAGAGGATAACCCCGAGCGAAGTCCTCAGACATCCCTTTATTACCAAGAGCCACCTAAACGGTATCCCAca CAGCTTTGCAGAATTCTTCTGgtcaacatcatcatcagaaGATATCGTGGACTCGGCCTCTGAAGACATTTGGATGTCGATAGAGGACATTTTTGAGAGCAGTGATAG GTAG
- the LOC122883033 gene encoding E3 ubiquitin-protein ligase TRIM39-like: MSAAFSSEDLTCAICLTIFTDPVNLPCGHSFCRECITHVLSSQTQCPNCRTAVPTEATCLPTSHLLKSLAEKAKEAERMKRERGEEKAQVAELCPEHEEKLKLFCVTDQQLACIICRDGERHEGHKFKPIREAAVSLRQELERGMENLSDDILATESLANTQREVMTKTKEKSEQLKTHIHRQFEEMHQFLRKREDEIKNELKHKEEDAVEKMSESLNAIETALSESRELQGKVTSVLQTEDPERFLMSWTERNSTVTPEHLFRPRASDLKVVNTSLSLGPYESHLQFFLWKEMLQVIQPRAELLSLKSNSTDITVSDDGRSLFCSPKSNQAQSDYFSSYDQPKSFRQVKASKTFGSPAGFGQVRASNTFGSSAASGQTTASGFFGTTAGFGQVRASNTFGSSAASSQTTASNTFGNQSKNHAFSVSKFTSGQHYWEIEVGHRDYWELGIEDHFLKYEGQKYAACSRNIITELAFGDKPRKIGIYLNCSSKELSFYDADNMTHIHTMSSKLMSMPLSAYFTIRSRDQISDPNPLTACWY, encoded by the exons ATGTCGGCTGCTTTTTCCTCAGAAGATTTGACTTGTGCTATCTGCCTGACCATCTTCACTGATCCGGTGAATCTTCCCTGCGGACACTCTTTCTGCAGAGAATGCATCACACATGTTCTGAGTTCACAGACCCAGTGTCCAAATTGTCGGACAGCTGTTCCAACAGAAGCGACATGTCTTCCAACCAGCCATTTATTGAAAAGCCTCGCTGAAAAGGCTAAAGAagcagagaggatgaagagagagCGCGGGGAGGAGAAGGCACAG gtggctgaattgtgccctgaGCATGAAGAAAAGCTGAAACTGTTCTGTGTCACAGATCAGCAGTTAGCTTGTATCATATGCCGAGACGGGGAGAGGCATGAAGGACACAAGTTTAAACCAATCAGAGAAGCAGCTGTATCTCTGAGACAGGAGCTGGAGAGGGGTATGGAGAACCTTAGCGATGATATCCTTGCTACAGAGAGCCTAGCCAACACACAGAGGGAAGTAATGACAAAAACCAAAGAGAAGTCTGAGCAGCTGAAGACCCACATTCACAGACAGTTTGAGGAGATGCACCAGTTtctgaggaagagagaagatgagatAAAGAACGagctgaaacacaaagaggaagaTGCTGTTGAGAAAATGAGCGAGAGCTTAAATGCGATAGAAACAGCTTtgtctgagagcagagagctgcAGGGAAAGGTGACATCAGTTCTGCAAACTGAAGACCCTGAGAGGTTTTTAATGAGCTGGACTGAGCGTAACAGCACGGTGACTCCAGAGCATTTATTCAGGCCCAGAGCAAGTGATCTCAAAGTGGTgaacacctctctctctttggggCCTTATGAAAGCCACCTGCAGTTCTTTCTGTGGAAGGAGATGCTTCAGGTGATCCAGCCCCGAGCAGAGCTGCTCTCACTCAAAAGCAACAGCACAGATATAACTGTGTCTGATGATGGGCGGAGTTTGTTTTGTAGTCCCAAAAGCAACCAAGCTCAATCAGATTACTTCTCTTCTTATGACCAACCCAAATCATTTCGTCAAGTCAAAGCCTCCAAAACTTTTGGCTCCCCTGCAGGATTCGGCCAAGTCAGAGCCTCTAATACTTTTGGCTCCTCCGCAGCATCTGGCCAAACCACAGCCTCCGGTTTTTTTGGCACCACCGCAGGATTCGGCCAAGTCAGAGCCTCTAATACTTTTGGCTCCTCCGCAGCATCTAGCCAAACCACAGCCTCTAATACTTTTGGCAACCAAAGCAAAAACCATGCATTCAGTGTCAGTAAATTCACTTCAGGGCAGCATTACTGGGAAATAGAGGTTGGACACAGGGACTATTGGGAACTTGGGATAGAAGATCATTTTCTGAAATATGAAGGCCAAAAATATGCCGCCTGTAGTCGAAATATAATCACAGAGCTAGCATTTGGAGACAAACCTCGAAAGATTGGGATTTACCTTAACTGCTCATCCAAGGAGCTCTCTTTCTATGATGCAGACAACATGACACATATTCACACTATGAGCTCTAAGCTCATGTCCATGCCGCTGTCAGCATATTTCACCATCAGATCCAGAGATCAGATATCAGATCCTAACCCTCTGACAGCGTGCTGGTACTGA